One stretch of Elephas maximus indicus isolate mEleMax1 chromosome 22, mEleMax1 primary haplotype, whole genome shotgun sequence DNA includes these proteins:
- the LOC126065858 gene encoding tubulin alpha-3 chain gives MLTLYLTRECISIHVGQAGVQIGNACWELYCLEHGIQPDGQMPSDKTIGGGDDSFNTFFSETGAGKHVPRAVFVDLEPTVVDEVRTGTYRQLFHPEQLITGKEDAANNYARGHYTIGKEIVDLVLDRIRKLADLCTGLQGFLIFHSFGGGTGSGFASLLMERLSVDYGKKSKLEFAIYPAPQVSTAVVEPYNSILTTHTTLEHSDCAFMVDNEAIYDICRRNLDIERPTYTNLNRLIGQIVSSITASLRFDGALNVDLTEFQTNLVPYPRIHFPLATYAPVISAEKAYHEQLSVAEITNACFEPANQMVKCDPRHGKYMACCMLYRGDVVPKDVNAAIATIKTKRTIQFVDWCPTGFKVGINYQPPTVVPGGDLAKVQRAVCMLSNTTAIAEAWARLDHKFDLMYAKRAFVHWYVGEGMEEGEFSEAREDLAALEKDYEEVGVDSVEAEAEEGEEY, from the exons ATGTTAACTTTGTATCTTACA CGCGAGTGTATCTCCATCCACGTGGGGCAGGCAGGTGTCCAGATTGGCAATGCCTGCTGGGAGCTGTATTGCCTGGAACACGGAATTCAGCCCGATGGTCAGATGCCAAGTGACAAAACCATCGGCGGTGGGGACGACTCGTTCAACACGTTCTTCAGTGAGACCGGGGCTGGCAAGCACGTGCCCAGGGCAGTGTTTGTGGACCTGGAGCCCACTGTGGTTG ATGAAGTGCGCACGGGGACCTACCGGCAGCTCTTCCACCCGGAGCAGCTCATCACCGGCAAGGAAGATGCAGCCAATAACTATGCCAGAGGCCATTACACCATCGGCAAAGAAATCGTCGACCTGGTGCTGGACCGGATCCGCAAACTG GCGGATCTGTGCACAGGCCTGCAGGGCTTCCTTATCTTCCACAGCTTCGGGGGAGGCACCGGCTCGGGCTTTGCGTCTCTGCTCATGGAGCGGCTCTCGGTGGACTAcggcaagaagtccaagctggagtTTGCCATTTACCCGGCGCCCCAGGTCTCCACGGCCGTGGTCGAGCCCTACAACTCCATCCTGACCACCCACACGACCCTGGAGCATTCCGACTGTGCCTTCATGGTGGACAATGAAGCCATCTATGACATCTGTCGGCGCAACCTGGACATCGAGCGGCCCACGTACACCAACCTCAACCGTCTGATTGGGCAGATCGTGTCCTCTATCACGGCCTCCCTACGATTCGACGGGGCCCTGAATGTGGACCTGACGGAATTCCAGACCAACCTGGTCCCGTACCCCCGCATCCACTTCCCCCTGGCCACCTACGCCCCGGTCATCTCGGCTGAGAAGGCCTACCACGAGCAGCTCTCTGTGGCTGAGATCACCAATGCCTGCTTTGAACCGGCCAACCAGATGGTCAAGTGTGACCCTCGCCACGGCAAGTACATGGCCTGCTGCATGCTGTACCGGGGGGACGTGGTCCCCAAAGATGTCAATGCGGCCATTGCCACCATCAAGACCAAGCGCACCATCCAGTTTGTGGACTGGTGCCCAACTGGATTTAAG GTGGGCATCAACTACCAGCCCCCCACCGTCGTCCCCGGGGGAGACCTGGCCAAGGTGCAGCGCGCCGTGTGCATGCTGAGCAACACCACGGCCATCGCCGAGGCCTGGGCTCGCCTCGACCACAAGTTCGACCTCATGTATGCCAAGCGCGCCTTTGTGCACTGGTACGTGGGGGAAGGCATGGAGGAAGGCGAGTTCTCGGAGGCCCGGGAGGACCTGGCGGCGCTGGAGAAGGATTATGAAGAGGTGGGCGTGGACTCCGTGGAAGCAGAGGCCGAGGAAGGGGAAGAATACTAG